The Candidatus Eisenbacteria bacterium genome includes the window CGAGCCCGCGGTCTTCGACGGCGAGGAGATCCGGAGCTGGAACGACACGGCCTCTCTCCCTCTCCTCCCGAGCGACGAGTCGGTCGAGGTCTTCACGAGGCTTCGCAAGGCGCCTCGGCTCGACCTCGACGACAAAAGATCCTGGCGCGCGCGGCCGCACACGGAGCTCCACGCCACGAACGACAAGAAGCTCATGGACCTCAAGTCCAAAGATCGCCCGAAGGGCTTCTGGCCGGTCTTCAAAGGGGAGTCGTTCGACCTTTGGATTCCCGACACCGGGACCTACTACGCCTGGGCCGACCCGAAGAAGGTGCTCCCGCACTTGCAGGAGAAGCGCGCGCGGGGAGCGAAGAACAAGAACTCCCCCTTCTCCGAGTTCGACCCGCGCGTGATCCACAACCCGAACACGCTCCCTTGCCTCGACCCGAGGATCGCGTTCCGGGATGTGAGCCGAGCGACCGACACCCGCACCGTGCGAGTCGCCCTCGTGCCGCCGGAGGTGTTCATCACGAACAAGGGGCCCTATCTGCTCTGGCCTCGGGGAGACGTCCGAGATGAGGCGTATCTTCTCGGTGTGCTTTCATCCCTCTCGTTGGACTGGTACGCGCGTCGCTTCGTCGAGGTCAGCGTGAATTTCTTCATCTTCAACCCTCTCCCCATCCCCCGCCCCCCATCCGACCACCCCCTCCGCCTCCGCGCGATCCTTCTCGCCGGCCGCCTCGCTGCGCCCGACGATCGCTTCGCAGATTGGGCCGAGGAAGTGGGCGTCGAATGCGGCTCCCTCGCCCCCGACGACAAAGAAGACAAGATCCACGAGCTCGACGCCGTCGTCGCGCATCTTTATGACCTCAAGGAAAAGCATCTCGTCCACATCTTCGAGACCTTCCACGAAGGATGGGACCACGAGGAGCGGCTTCGTGCGACGCTGAAGCATTTCAGGGAGTGGAGGGAGAAGCTCCCCAAGTAGGGTTACGGGTAGGAGGCAAACGAGGATCGAGCCCATTCGGGGTGCACCACCTACGACGCATGCGCGCATTCAGTGGTTCACGAGCAGATTCCCCCTCTCGGCAAGGAATGTCAAGGTCGAAACCTCCCCTTTCATGCGATGCGCTCGCGAACCGCCCCTTCCCTTTGGGGCGGCCGGGGCGTAGACTGACGACGGGCTCGAACGGAGGGGATGCATGACCCGGGTCGAGGTTCGGCCGGAGATGCTGCGGTGGGGGCGAGAGCGGGCTGGGTTCAATCTGCATGATCTGGGGCGCCGCTTCCCGAAGCTCGAATCTTGGGAGCGCGGGGATGGCCGCCCGACCCTGAAGCAGCTGGAACGCTACGCCAAGTCCACCTTTACGCCCATCGGCTATTTCTTCCTGCCCGAGCCCCCGGTTGAGCAAGTTCCCCTTCCAGACTTTCGTGCACCCCGGAAGGTACGGCTTGGAAGACCAAGTCCAAATCTGCTCGACACGGTCTACCTATGCCGGCAACGCCAAGACTGGTACCGCCAGTACGCGAAGACGGAAGGGGAGCGGCCGCGCGCGTTTGTTGGGTCGGCGCAGCTCTCGAACACGGCAGAAGAGATCGCGGGTCGGATGCGGCAAGCCCTTGGGTTCGATCTCGAAGCCCGGCGAGACTGCCCCACATGGACGGAGGCGCTTCGCAAGTTCATCGATCAGACCGACAGCATCGGTGTGCTGGTGATGGTGAGCGGGATCGTCCTGAACAACACGAGGCGAAGGCTGGACCCGGATGAGTTCCGAGGGTTCGCTCTGGCGGATGAGTGGGCGCCTCTCGTCTTCGTCAACGGCGCGGACACGCGGGCCGCGCAGATGTTCACTCTCGCCCACGAGCTGGCTCACCTGTGGCTCGGGCAATCCGCGCTTTCTGATATCGATCCCGCGGTCCCTCCCCAGCACGAGGTCGAACGCTGGTGCAACAGGGTAGCGGCGGAACTTCTGGTCCCGGTCCGGGCGCTGCGTGGCGAGTACCGCCTTGGCGCCGAACTTGGGGGCGAGGCCCAGCGCCTGGCGCGCCACTTCAAGGTAAGCACGCTCGTGATCCTCCGGCGAATCTACGATGCAGAGGAGGTCTCGAAGGAGGAGTTCGAGGAGGCGTACAGCAGAGAAAAGGAGAGACTCCATGCGCATGCGGCGGGCGGCGGCGGCGACTTCTACCTTACCCTTGCGGCACGTGTAGGCAAACGATTCGCCCGCGCCATGATGGTCAGCACGCTGGAAGGCCGTTCGTCCTTCACGGAGGCGTTTCGTTTGCTCGGGCTCAGGAAGATGGCGACGTTTCACGATCTCGGGCTAAGCCTGGGGATGCGCACCTAATGGCTTATCTCCTCGATGCGGACGTATTCATCAGGGCGAAGAACTTGCACTATGGACTCGACTTCTGCCCCGCCTTCTGGGAGTGGCTTGTCCGAGAGAACGCCGCCGGGAGGCTCTTCAGCATTGAGAAGGTTGGGGATGAAATCCAAGCGTTGGCGGACGAGTTGTCGACCTGGGCTCGTGCGAGGGGCGACGCCTTCTTCCTTCGTCCGGACGCCGCGGTGTTTCCGGCGCTCGCCGCGGTAAGCGCCTGGGCCGGCAGCGGGAGCTACGACGTCGCCGCCGTGAGCACCTTTCTTCAGGTAGCCGACTACTACCTCGTAGCCCAGGCTCGGGCGGGAGGCCATACGGTTGTCACGCACGAAGTCCCATCCTCGTCGTCTCGCAAGATCAAGATTCCCGATGCTTGCATCAGCCTCGGCATCAAGTGCATGACGCCCTTCGAAATGCTGCGCAGGGAACGGGCTCGTTTCGTGCTCGAGACGCGACCGTGAGCAGCGGGAAGAACGGAGCGAAAGCCCCCGAGCCCGCAAAGCCCCTCTTCATCGACAACCGCGACGGGAACACGCTCGCGCGAGTCATTGTCGGGCACCTCGCAGCGCTCCGGCGCGAGGGGCGCACCCCGTCCGAGATGTGCGTGGCGAGCTGTTACTTCAATCCTCAAGGTCTGGAGCTCATCGCGGAAGAGGCGCGGCATGTGCCGCGGATCCGGCTCCTCCTGGGCGCGGATCCGACTCCCGAGGCGATGCGCCCGAGAAGGGAACCGAAGGATCCGAGGGAGCCGGAGTTCACGCTGAGGCGCGTGGCCCAAGGGCTCTCCGATCTCGAGCGAGGCATGAGGCGGGACCGCGATCTCCTCCCCTTCGACTTCGCCGAGGATCGCTCGATCCGCGATCTCGTCGATTTCCTTCGCTCCGGCCGGATCGAGGTGCGGCGTTATGAGGGGCACTTTCTCCACGCCAAGGCATTCCTCTTCCGCGGCGAGGAGCGGGGGATCCTCGCGGGCTCGGCGAACCTGACGCGCGCGGGGCTTCAAACGAACTTGGAGCTCGTGCTGGGGCACCACGAGGATCCTCTCGTCGCGCGCGTCGAGGAGTGGTTCGAGTCGCTCTGGGAGGAAGCGGTCCCGTTCGACCTCGCCGCGATCTACGCGGAACTTCTCGCCGAGGTCTCGCCCTACCTCGTCTACCTCAAGGTGCTTTGGCATCTCTATCACGTGGAGCTGGAAGAAGAAGAGAAGGAGACGGGCCGGATCCCGATCACGACGTTCCAAAAGCACGGCGTCTGGCGGGCGCGAAAGATTCTTGAGAAGTACGGCGGGGTTCTCATCGCGGACGGCGTCGGGCTCGGGAAGACCTTCACGGCCGGCGAGATCATCGGCGCATACCGCGCGCGGAGGCAGCGCGTGCTCCTTGTCTGCCCCGCGAGTCTCCGCGACACGACCTGGGAACGCTTCCTGAACGACCACCAGCTTCTCGTCGAGTGCCTCTCCTACGAGGAGCTCGC containing:
- a CDS encoding ImmA/IrrE family metallo-endopeptidase, which encodes MTRVEVRPEMLRWGRERAGFNLHDLGRRFPKLESWERGDGRPTLKQLERYAKSTFTPIGYFFLPEPPVEQVPLPDFRAPRKVRLGRPSPNLLDTVYLCRQRQDWYRQYAKTEGERPRAFVGSAQLSNTAEEIAGRMRQALGFDLEARRDCPTWTEALRKFIDQTDSIGVLVMVSGIVLNNTRRRLDPDEFRGFALADEWAPLVFVNGADTRAAQMFTLAHELAHLWLGQSALSDIDPAVPPQHEVERWCNRVAAELLVPVRALRGEYRLGAELGGEAQRLARHFKVSTLVILRRIYDAEEVSKEEFEEAYSREKERLHAHAAGGGGDFYLTLAARVGKRFARAMMVSTLEGRSSFTEAFRLLGLRKMATFHDLGLSLGMRT
- a CDS encoding DUF4411 family protein; the encoded protein is MAYLLDADVFIRAKNLHYGLDFCPAFWEWLVRENAAGRLFSIEKVGDEIQALADELSTWARARGDAFFLRPDAAVFPALAAVSAWAGSGSYDVAAVSTFLQVADYYLVAQARAGGHTVVTHEVPSSSSRKIKIPDACISLGIKCMTPFEMLRRERARFVLETRP